The genomic interval GTGGCGTCGGCGACCGATGCAGGCAGGTCCGCGTCGACGTCCGCGTAGTGCGCTCGGAGCGACGCCCGAACGGCATCACGGACGCAGGCGCGGGCCGCCGCACCGACCTCGGTACCGCTGCCCGAGAACGCCGCTTCGGGACCCGACGGATCGTGACCGGCGACGATCGCGTCCGTCGTGGTGCCCGGAAACCCGGTCTCGGCCAGTAGCGTCGCCGCCTTCGCCTCCGCGGCGACCGCGACCAGGTTCGCCAACGCGCCAGGCGCGAGCGCGCGCGTCGTGCCGACGACGAGGTTGACGGTGCCCCACTTCGGCCCGTCCTCCCGCCCGGAATCGGGAGTCGATTCGCTTGGGCGATCCGACGCCGCGGGGTCCGGATCCATCGGCAGCGCGGCGGGGTTCGAAATCCCGGCGGTCGCGTACACCGTCACGGACCCGCGGCGCGCGCCGCGGGCGTCCGCGACATCGACGCCGGTCAGGAGCGCCGGTCCGTCCGCGGGTTCCGGTTCCGACGGCCGCTCGAACCCCGCTCGCGCGAGCCGTTCGTCGACGTACGCCCCGAGATCCGTGCGATCCCACCCGTTGGGCACTGAGACGTTGTACGCGCAGTCGGCTCTCCGCCGGCCGCCGTTCCAGCCGGTTGAGAGCCACTCGGTGTCCGGGCGCCGGATTCGGAGAACGCCGTCCCGTCGGATCGCGTCGTAGGCGCCGTCGGACTCCGTCATACGTCCAGCGCGGCGAGCAACCGATCGGTCGCGTTGCGGTCCTTGACCGCCACGCGGACGTGCGAGTCGAGCCCCCGGAAGGTCGTCGCGTCCCGGATCGCGACGCCGTCGGCCCGCGCGTCCGCGATCACCGTCGCGACGTCGCGGTCGCCGACGTCGCACAGGAGGTAGGGCGCGTCCGACGGGTGGACGTCGAATTCGGTCCCGAGCGCGTCGGCCATCCGCTCGCGCTCGCGGGCGACTCGTTCGCGCGTCTCGCGGACGAACTCGTCCCGGCGCAGACAGTGCGCGCCGACGCGGGCCGCCGGCGTTCCGAGTGACCAGGCGCGCCGAGCCGTCGCGAGCGCGTCGCGTCGCTCGCCGGTCGCGACGGCGAAGCCGGCCCGGAGCCCCGGAAGGCCGAACAGTTTGGTGAGCGAACGGGCGACGACGACGTTCTCCCGACCGAATTCCGCCGCCGACGCCCGGTCGGTGAATCCGAGGAACGCCTCGTCGACGAGTAGAGTTGTCCCGGCGTCGGCGCACTCGGCCGCGAACGCCGCGAGCGTGTCCGGACCGATCGCGTCCCCGGTCGGATTGTTCGGCGTGCAGATCACGGCCAGCGCGCACGCCTCGAGCGTGGTCGGACCGAGGTCGGGCAGGTCGTCGTAGCGGACGAACCGCGGGGTCGCCCCCTGGAGCCGGACCTCGCGGGCGTACTCGCCGAAGCTCGGATACGGAACTAAGGCTTCGTCACCCGGTTCGAGAGTGAGTTCCATCGCCAGGCGAATCGCGGCGAGCCCGC from Natrinema salifodinae carries:
- a CDS encoding adenosylcobinamide amidohydrolase, translated to MTESDGAYDAIRRDGVLRIRRPDTEWLSTGWNGGRRRADCAYNVSVPNGWDRTDLGAYVDERLARAGFERPSEPEPADGPALLTGVDVADARGARRGSVTVYATAGISNPAALPMDPDPAASDRPSESTPDSGREDGPKWGTVNLVVGTTRALAPGALANLVAVAAEAKAATLLAETGFPGTTTDAIVAGHDPSGPEAAFSGSGTEVGAAARACVRDAVRASLRAHYADVDADLPASVADATYGVSTNGRAEVFRPARADGDPEPDS
- the cobD gene encoding threonine-phosphate decarboxylase CobD, producing MDPESIRTAERVPHGGEPDQDVLDFSANTNPRTPEGVDDVYAAALEESRRYPDDDYSEFRAAAAEFVGCEPTQVIPTPGGLAAIRLAMELTLEPGDEALVPYPSFGEYAREVRLQGATPRFVRYDDLPDLGPTTLEACALAVICTPNNPTGDAIGPDTLAAFAAECADAGTTLLVDEAFLGFTDRASAAEFGRENVVVARSLTKLFGLPGLRAGFAVATGERRDALATARRAWSLGTPAARVGAHCLRRDEFVRETRERVARERERMADALGTEFDVHPSDAPYLLCDVGDRDVATVIADARADGVAIRDATTFRGLDSHVRVAVKDRNATDRLLAALDV